The following are encoded in a window of Cryptococcus gattii WM276 chromosome M, complete sequence genomic DNA:
- a CDS encoding uncharacterized protein (Similar to TIGR gene model, INSD accession AAW46749.1) — translation MSLLRSARVLRLSRPVSLARSYATPPTPSTAPLPEKQPDASSPAYLQQSPNVPTTWSTSQNPKPHAYDNARFEQTAWEFQPNEPSAMGMVAEYPVRLVQGRKAACDGGGGALGHPKIFINLVRPKVCGYCGIRFEQAHDAHH, via the exons ATGTCCCTTCTCAGATCAGCCCGTGTCCTCCGACTCTCCAGACCCGTCTCCCTTGCTAGGAGTTACGCCACCCCTCCAACTCCTTCCACAGCCCCCCTTCCCGAGAAGCAACCGGATGCCTCTTCTCCTGCCTACCTTCAACAATCGCCGAACGTCCCTACAACCTGGTCCACAAGCCAGAATCCCAAGCCTCATGCGTACGATAACGCGCGTTTCGAACAAACTGCTTGGGAATTTCAACCCAATGAGCCAAGCGCGATGGGAATGGTTGCAGAGTACCCTGTGAGGCTCGTTCAAGGAAGGAAAGCTGCTTGTGATGGTG GCGGTGGTGCTCTTGGTCACCCCAAAATTTTTATCAACCTTGTGA GACCCAAGGTTTGCGGCTACTG TGGTATCCGCTTCGAGCAAGCACACGATGCGCACCACTAG